The genomic DNA gatataataatgtcaggatcaaggaaggagatgaatggaagacggctttcaggaccaaatatgggctatttgaatatctGGTTATGCCATTCGGTCTCACTAATGCcccggccgccttccaacattttatgaacaaccTATTCCGGgatctcattgacgtcacagtggtcatTTACTTGGACGATAtcctgattttctcagaaaaCCCTAAGGACCACCCTAACCACGTCAGGGAAGTTCTGTCTTggttaatgaagaaccagctgttctgtaaactctccaagtgtcacttccacgtcaccacggTGGATTACTTGGGCATAGTCATTTCCCCCACAGGCttttccatggaccagaagaagatcgagGCGGTCACGTCGTGGCCCCagcccaaaacagtcaagcaggtACAGGCATTCCTAGGGTTCGTAAATTACCTCCGCCGctttatccccaacttcagttcGGTAGCACGCCCCCTCCATaatctcacaaaaaaggaatccccttggtcatgggggaATTCAGAGGAAACTGCGTTCAAGGAATTAAAGGCATTGGTCACCCAATCCCCGGTTCTGATCCACTCCAATCCCGAGCTTCCCTattacctggaaacagacgcttcaggagtagctatgggTGCCATCCTGAGTCAAAGAGGTCCAGATAACCGGCTGCATcccattgcctatatgtccaagtccttctcaggagcagaagccaattacaacacccatgataaggagctcctggctatcatcaaagcgctagaggaatggaggatattcttggaagcaacggacaaaccggtacaggtcttcacggatcataggaatctggaatattggatgcaggcacggacattTAACAGAAGGCATGCccgatggcgcatattcctgagcgatttcaactttgagatccactatcgcccgggaaagcaatcagggaaaccagacgccctgtcCAGACGATCGGATTACGTTGATACATCACCAGAACCGGAGGTAATGCTCCCcgcagaggtctttgccaatacatcagaagaggagctggaaattgtcacggaaataCGCTCCAAGCTAAGGGAAGATCCATCCATTGAGcctatcatccaattcctaacTGAAGACGTGGATAACGCTCCTCCCTCCATTCGGAaggcttacagagactacaactgggaggaagatttACTATGGTATCGAGGGAAACTTGTGGTCCCGGACTCAGAGACCCTAAAGGAACGGttactcagggaattccatgactccccactAGCGGGTCACCCGGGTCAACAGAGAACCCTTGAACTCCTAAGtcgtaactactggtggccagggatgaaatcatcagccaaggaatgggtagaatgttgcccaatttgccaagccaaccgacgCGCTCATGCTCCTGTCGTTGCCCttaaacccctagaagtcccccTTTtccgttccacaccatctcttaTGACTTCATTACAGGGCTTCCCAAGTCCCAAGGTCACGACGCTATACTAGTGGTAATagactccttttccaaatttggccacttcatccccacttccaagaaggtcacagcaaGGGGTCTGGCGGATCTATTCATTAcccacgtctggaaactccatgggttACCTGTCAAAACAGTCTCGGATAGAGGAACCACCTTCACGGGGAAATTTCTAAGGGCACTTTACCAGCGACTTGGAGTGAAACCAGCATTCTCCTTGGCTTATCACCCAGAGTCAGATGGGCAAACGGAAAgagtcaaccagttcatcgaATTTTACCTACGCTCCTACGTAGCAGCCAATCATTCTGATTGGGCAGCTTGGTTACcattggcagaatatgcgtacaataatgccaaacacgCAGCAACAGGAAAAACACCCTTTGAACTGGTCTACGGACAAAACCCAGTGATGAACCcttccaacgtcccagccaacgtaccagaggcAGACAATGTAGCAGACACACTAG from Rhizoctonia solani chromosome 16, complete sequence includes the following:
- a CDS encoding Retrotransposable element Tf2 protein, which translates into the protein MDNIDSFEFVSFALDSNKKPLLFINLYVQNFPAEPLKTLIDSGATSNFISPSIVEKYRIPKTQLENPQVVHLTASANGHTHSIPFLVCPIGNTPAILGMTWLTAEAPLIDWQQGLVTFPEQVQIASEEEADSDPLADLPPQYHEFAKVFGEEEFKVLPPHREYDISIDLVPDAKLSPGPIYGMTDAESKALKQHIDEELATGKIRPSTSSAGAPVMFVKKADGSLRLVVDYRKLNDATHKNVYPLPRQDDLMAKLRHAKIFTKLDLRWGYNNVRIKEGDEWKTAFRTKYGLFEYLVMPFGLTNAPAAFQHFMNNLFRDLIDVTVVIYLDDILIFSENPKDHPNHVREVLSWLMKNQLFCKLSKCHFHVTTVDYLGIVISPTGFSMDQKKIEAVTSWPQPKTVKQVQAFLGFVNYLRRFIPNFSSVARPLHNLTKKESPWSWGNSEETAFKELKALVTQSPVLIHSNPELPYYLETDASGVAMGAILSQRGPDNRLHPIAYMSKSFSGAEANYNTHDKELLAIIKALEEWRIFLEATDKPVQVFTDHRNLEYWMQARTFNRRHARWRIFLSDFNFEIHYRPGKQSGKPDALSRRSDYVDTSPEPEVMLPAEVFANTSEEELEIVTEIRSKLREDPSIEPIIQFLTEDVDNAPPSIRKAYRDYNWEEDLLWYRGKLVVPDSETLKERLLREFHDSPLAGHPGQQRTLELLSRLPKSQGHDAILVVIDSFSKFGHFIPTSKKVTARGLADLFITHVWKLHGLPVKTVSDRGTTFTGKFLRALYQRLGVKPAFSLAYHPESDGQTERVNQFIEFYLRSYVAANHSDWAAWLPLAEYAYNNAKHAATGKTPFELVYGQNPVMNPSNVPANVPEADNVADTLAREWKEAESALRLSKERMTRDQGTIPEYSIGEKVWLDGKNVELRTNSNKLDPKRLGPFKILEKISSHAYRLELPETLKIHDVFYVGLLSKSHESPSQPFPERPPPETIEGEEEYEVEQIINSKRQRGKWFYLIKWKGYGPEDNSWEPKELLEHSQEEIQRFNKSRLKKARDSAKSL